In Eubacteriales bacterium mix99, the DNA window GGAGCTTTGGCTATGACTACTTCTTTGATGCCGGTGATTTTATCCTGACAAAGGAAAATTCCGCAGAATACGGGCTGAAGGATAAGCTGTTCTTTCAGCAGTCCGCAAAGTATCTGGAGCAGCTGCAGCAGCCGTTTTACAGTAAATTTATCACCCTTTCCAATCATTTCCCGTTTCCATATGACGAGAAAAACAGCATTCCAAAGGGCAATACAAAGGATGAGGCAGTCAATGGCTACTTTTCCACAGCAAACTATGCGGATCAGGCATTGGAGGAATTTTTCAACTATCTGAAGGAGAGCCATATCTATGAAAATTCCATATTTATACTGTATGGCGATCATTATGGCATTTCCGGCACCAGAAACAAGGCTTTGGCGCCTTTGCTGGGGCGGGATCCGGAAACCTGGGGGGCGTTTGACAACATGCAGATGAAGCGGGTGCCCCTGATTATTCATATTCCCGGATATCAAAAAGGAGCGGAAGTGAATACCTATGGGGGCCAGATCGATATTCTTCCTACGCTGCTTCATCTTCTTGGCGTGGATACCAAATCCTTCGTGATGATGGGACAGGATTTACTGTCTCCGGAAAGAAAGCAAATTGTCCCCTTCCGGAACGGAGATCTGATCACGCCGGACTATTCCATGATCGGGGAAAATCTCTATTATAACAACACCGGAGAACCGGTACCGGAGACCAATACCTATACGTATGATAAAGCAGCAATGATAAAAAATGAAATGTCAAAGCTGCTTAAAACTTCCGATCATGTGTTGGAAACCAACCTTCTGGACTATTACCGGCCACAGGGGATGACGCCGGTCAATCCAGCGGCCTATGACTATTCAACGTCTGTGGAGCGATTGACCGGGCAGGCGGAGAAAGCGGGAGATCAGGATACCTCGTATTTCCATAAAAACGGCAATGTATCCACTGCTCCCCTGTATCAGACAGATGCTCCGCAGTCCGAAGAAAAATCCACGGAGGAAGCCAGGAAAAAGGCGGAGACGGAGGAAAAATCTGACGATGGAAATAAATCGGATACCATTTCAGGAACCGACCCGCTGGACGGATCCGGATCAGGAAGCTCCGAATGAAACAGCTGGTTGCCGGTGAAAAAGAACTTGCTGAGCGGAGAAACAAAAAAAGAGATTGAAAAAGGAGACAGGATGGAGTCCTTTCATAATCCATGCCTGTCTCCTTTTTATTGACGTATCATAATCATACTACTCCCCTTCCATAGGAAGGAACCAGTATGTCAGAGAAGTTCATCCAATTGTCCGATCATTTTGGAGAAGCTTTTTAAAGCCGTATTTACCGGATCGGTGGATGTCATATCCACACCGGCCTTTTTCAGGAGATTGATGGGATAATCGGAACCACCGGAAGACAGGAACCGAAGATAACGCTCCACTGCCGGTTTCCCTTCCTGAAGAATCTGGCTTGCGAGAGCTGCTGCAGCGCAGAAGCCGGTGGAGTATTTATAAACATAGAAGGTCCGGTAGAAATGAGGAATCCGCATCCATTCCATGCTGATTTCCTCGTCCACATGCATTCCCTTGCCATAGTACCGGATATTGAGATCCCGATAGACGGAAGACATACTCTCACATGTGAGCGGCTGACCGCTTTCTGCCATATTGTGAATGCTTTTCTCAAACTCTGCAAACATGGTCTGCCGGTATACCGTGGTACGGAACTGCTCCAGATAATAATTCAGAACGTATGCTTTTTGTTTCGGATCCTCCAACGTATGCAGAAGATGCTCTGTAAGAAGAATCTCATTGAGAGTGGAAGCCACCTCGGCTACGAATATCCGGTACTCAGCTTTGGCAAAGGGTTGATTTTTACCGGACAGATAGCTATGAATGGAATGTCCCATTTCATGGGCCAGGGTAAACACACTGGCGATATTTCCCTGGTAATTGAGCAGGATATAGGGATGCACGCCATAGACTCCCTGTGAATATCCGCCACTTGTCTTGCCTTCATTCTCCATCACATCAATCCATCCGCCGGCAAAGCCTTTCTGCAGGATCTTCTGATAATCGGCACCCAAAGGCCCCAATCCCTCCGCCACGATTTCCTTCGCGCGGTCATAGGAGATATTCCAGTCCACATCCTTTACAATGGGGGCATAGACATCATACATATGCAATTCATCCACCTGTAAAGCATGTTTTTTCAAGTCAACATACCGGTACATTGCGTCCAGATTCTGCCCCACTGCTCCGATCAGATTATCATACACGGATTTCGGAACATTGTCCTCATCCAGGGAGGCTTCCAGGTCCGAGGGGTAGTGCCGTACTTTACTGAAAAAAATATCCTTTTTCACACTGGCATTCAATGCAGCAGAAATGGCATTTTTCTGCTCTGCATAAGTCGCATAAAAGGCATGGAAAGCTTCCTTTCGGACTGCCCTGTCCCGGTTTCCCATCAGCTGCGTGTATCTTCCCTTTGTCAACTCAATCTTTTCCCCATTCACGTCGTGCACTTCAGGGAAGCGAATATCTGCATTGTTGATCATGCTGAATATGTTTCTGGGAGCTGCAGCCATCTCACCGGCCATGGCAAGGATTTCCTCCTCTCTGTCAGACAGGTAGTGCTCCTTCCGGCGGGTGATTTCGTCCAGGTACTGATCATAAACCTTCAGGCCTTCACAGGACTCCATGAAGTCCCTGAGAGTATCCCTGGAAATGGACAATATCTCCGGTACCAGGAAAGATGCGGCACTTTCCCCCGCTGTCAGGACTTCCCGTGCCCGGTCCAGCAATGCCTGGGACTCGGCATTACCGTTATCTTCATCTCTTTTCATACTGGCATAAACAAACAGGTGTTCCGCCTTCTCCACCCATTCAAAATACACATTCAAACCTTTCAGAAATTGTTCGGCAGACTGACACAATGTTCCCCTGGCTGCTTGAATATCGGGAATTGCCTCCCTGATCCGTTGATAATCCTGTTCCCATGCCTCATCGGATGGATAAAGATCCTCCAGCTTCCATTTCCATTTGTCAGGTATCTCTGATCTTTTTGGTAACTTCTTTTCTTTGCTCATCTTCTGCGGGATAAACCCGTTCCTCCCTTCCTTGCCTTCCCTTGATTAACTTTCCCTGATTAACTGATTAAGTTTGTCTTCTACAAAATGACCGGAATTTCCTGCCCGGCAAAAGGAAAAACAACAATCAGCCGTTGGATATGGCATGACAAGGGCAGGCAGATGCATATATATAAAGGGAGCCATAAAAAGACAGGAAAAGAAGGGACTGGATAGACAACGATGAAAAAAAAAGGCATCACAGTACTGTTCCTGGTCGGTTCCATGCTGTTGGCAAGCTCCTGCAATAAGAAAACAGAAACCCCGGATTCTCAAAAGGGCCGCCCGGCCTGTGAAGTGAAAAGCGAATCTTCAGAATCGGACCATGCAGCCTATGCGGGAAGCTCCTTCCTGAAGCAGATGGACGATCTGAAGGCGATCAATCTGGCTGCAAACTATCTGAAAGAGCTAGGAGAAACTGTCTCCTTCCAGGAAACCTATATTGAGTTCCACAAAAGGCAGAAAACAGCCGTTCAGCTTCCTGTAACCGATGGAAAGCCCATATCCTACCCCGGAGACTATCTGGAGGTTCGATTATACCGCGGTGAAGATCGGGAAAATCCCTGTGAAGAATGTACCACGGTCTACATCAGTCAGAATGGAAAAATACTTGGACAGAATAAATGGTCCGCTAATTCTCCGAAATCTGAGTAATAAAGCTCTCATGGGTCCGGAAAGAATATTGCTTCCCCGCCTGTACAGGCGGCTTGCCCTTGTTTTCGTCAAATAACAGAATTCTTTCTTTTTTGTCCTCGTTATCCCTGAACCAAATTTGATAATAAAGCAGCCGATTGTCCTTATAAACCGGTTTTTCTTCCACTTTTGTGACAAGGCCCTTTACTTCCCGTGTCCGTCCTTCAAATATATCCCTGATAAAATGATAATAATAATATATGGGGATGCCAAAAACACCCCACAGGAAAAGAATCAGGCAGACTCCCGCCGTAAGAAATGTGGCACCAATCCATTGGGGCAGCCGCAACATGAAAGCGACTGCCGGCATAATAAAAACAAGAGACAGAGCCACGGTTATAAGTATCATCTTCCTCAGCTGTTTCCTGACATCCAGAAAATCCGTTTCCGTATACATCATGCAGTTTACCACCTTATTCTCGTTGAGTTCCTCATAACATATTATAGCATAATGAGATGAAAATGCATAGAAACAAGAACTATCCTGTGTAAAAAAGCACTTCTTCCTACAAAATGACCGAAACCGGCTGATCCAGGCACAGACTTTCCGGCTTGGCAATACAATCATATGCTATAATATGAACGCCGGCCTTCCTGGCCTCCCGCAGCGAGCTGCCAAACGCAGCATGCATTCTGTCATTTGGCATCATACAGAATATACCCTTCATTTGAATTACAAAAAAAACATATGCGGTAAAACTTTCTTGTGCAGCCCGGGTCAATTCACGAACATGCTTCACTCCGCGCTCCGTCGGAGCATCCGGAAACATGGCGACACCATCCTGCTCCAGTGTGACCCCCTTGGCTTCCATATAGACCTTCTGCCTGCCGGCTTCCACATAGAAATCAAACCGGGAATTTCCAAATACCGACTCCGGCTGGATGCAGGTAATCGGATGCGCCAGCCCCGGCAGATAAATTCCATCCTGCAGTGCTTCCTTCAACACCTGATTGGGTGCCTGGCTGTCAATATTAATCAACTTGTCACCCTTCTTTACGGAAATCAGGGAAAACCGGGTCTTGCGCCGGGGATTATCATGATGCTGCAAATAAATTTCTGCGCCGGGGATCAGCAGCTCCCGGCATCGCCCCGTATTCTTTACATGAGCCGTTTCCTCCCTGCCGTTGATTCTTACACGGGCAACGAAACGATTGGGCCGGGACAGGAAAATCCCCGGTACGATATTCGGATAGTTCAATATCCACTCATCCTTTAAATCAAAAAATTCATAGTTCTGCCAGACTTTGCCCAGGCATACTGCGACCTTTCATGGAGTCCCCCATTATGCAAGTACCAAAATTTCATCAGATAAACAGCGAAAAAAGGTCAATCCGTATGGACTGACCTTTCCATGAATAATTGGTTGCGGGGGAGGGATTTGAACCCACGACCTCCGGGTTATGAGCCCGACGAGCTACCAGCTGCTCTACCCCGCGCTATTGTATGGTGGAGCATACAGGACTCGAACCTGTGACTTTCACCACGTCAAGATGACACTCTGCCAGCTGAGTTAATGCTCCATCCCATATCGAATGTGTTCCGCACATCCGGTACTTATTTATTATAACCGAAAGCCGGCGATTTGTCAACAATCAAATACCAAAAATCAAGGAGAATCCCTCACTGGGAGGGACTCTCCAAAAAGGGCCCGAAAAAATGATCCATTCTGTAAAACAAAGCTGAAACTAAGTCAATATGGAAGGGTGATACACAATAACCCGCCCGAATATTATTAGCTGATGTCGTGACCATCTCAAGCCCTTGTGAACCTATTGTACCCCAGGCACCGGAAATTTAACAGTGAAATAAATGCTAAAAGCTTGCCGCACTGCCTTCAAAGGAATTTTCAGGAATCCTTTCTTTCCGACTCCTGCTGCAGCAGCTTTGAGAATTTATGGTACGCTTCTTCCCAGGCATCGGTTGCTTCCGGAAGATAATTCTCCGTCGGGAAAGACTTCTTCACAACCTGACGGATCTCATTCTGATTCCGGACTTCACCCAGCGCCATTGCCTGAACCATCAGATTGCCAATGGCGGTTGCTTCCGTCGGCCCGCAAAGCACCGGTTTGTTCAATGCATTAGCTGTGAACTGATTCAGCATCCGGTTCCTGGTACCTCCGCCAACGATATGCAGAGCGTCCAGTGATTTGCCAAGTATGGCTTGCAGCCGTTCAAAGGACCATCTGTACTTCAGGGCAAGACTTTCATAAACACACCGGATGATTTCGCCCTTGTCCTGCGGTACGTGCTGCTCCGTCCGGCGGCAGTATCGCTGCACCTTTTCAGGCATGTCCCCGGCATAATAGAACAGCCCTGCATCGGGATCGATCACAGACTGGAACGGAGCGCCGGACTCTGCCATACGTACCATATCATCAAAACTGTAATGCTCCCCATTCCGATCCCATTCCCTTTTGCATTCCTGTATGATCCAAAGGCCCATAATATTCTTCAGCAAACGATATTTTCCGCCGACGCATCCCTCGTTGGTGTAATTCCATTTCAACGTGTTTTCATTGATGATCGGCCGGCCTGTTTCCACTCCCATCAGGGACCAGGTCCCGCTGCTGAGAAAAGCATAGCTTCCTTCCGAAGCAGGGACAGCCGCCACCGCAGAGCCGGTATCATGTGTGGCTACCGCAATCAGCGGCACCTCCCCGATCCCGAGCTGAGATGCAATTTCCTTTTTTACCTTTCCCCGTTTGGTCCCCGGAACATCCAGATCCGTCAGATAGTGATCCGGAATATCCAGTTTCTTCAGCAGCTGCCTGTCCCAATATCCGCTGTCCGCAGCCAAAAGCTGGCTGGTTGTCGCTTCGGTAAACTCCGTTTTCTTCTCTCCTGTCAGGAAATAGCTGAGAAGATCGGGGATAAAAAGCATGGCAGATGCTTTCTCCAGAAGGTCCGGATTGGAGAGCCGGACAGAAAGGAGCTGATACAAGGTATTGAAAGGCTGAAAGGCAATGCCGGTACGTTGATATATTTCCTCTTTGGAAACCTTTTGAAACGCTTTTTCAGGAATACCGTCCGTACGAACATCACGATAATGATACGGATTGCCCATCAGCTGTCCCGAACGGTCCAACAAACCAAAATCCACTCCCCAGGTATCAATGCCCACAGATGCGATGCCGTCTTCCTCCTGGTTGGAGAATTTTAGCAGTCCCTGGCAGATTTCCCGGTACAGTCGAAGAATATCCCAGTAGGTGTGACCGGTAAGTTCCACCGGATCATTGGAAAAACGATGGCATTCCTCCATTTCAAGCCGGCTGCCGTTGAAATGGCCTATCATGCCTCTGCCGCTGCCGGCACCCAGGTCAAATGCAATCATGCTCTGCTTTTTCATACCACAACCTCCCGTATCCTTCCCACTTTTTTATTGTTTCATGATCCTGTTCTTTTTTGCTTTCTTTCCCTTTGTCTTCATTTTTCTCTTCATTCTACATTCTACGTCGCAATGAAGCGGTCCGGGATGATCAGTTCAATTCGTCCAGGGTGAGCTGAAAACTGGGCAGAAACTGTTCCATAAAGTAGGCCACTTCCGGGTGCTCCGCCTTCATCTGCTCCAACTCCCGGCAAATGGTCCGTTCTGCCTTGGAAAACTCCTTATTGCCGGCTTTCAGCTCTTCCAGGCATTTCAGATAAGCACAGAGCTTGTCCGCCTCCTTGACAATCCTCCAATGATCCTCATCCTCCGGGATTGGAAACAGCACCGATTCATACTCCGGCTGCAAAGCATCGGGCAGCATGGCCAGAAGTCTTTTATTCGCCACTTTTTCAATATCCTTATAGGCTTTTTTGATTTTGGGATTGAAATATTTTATGGGAGTTGCCAGATCTCCGGTAATCACTTCACTTGCTTCATGGTAGACAGCCAGAAGCAGGACCCTCTGGGGATCCACACTTCCTCCGTAGAACCTGTTTCGGACAATCGCCAGGTTATGGGCAATCATTGCGACCTGCAAACTGTGCTCCTGAATGTTTTCCCGGCTTACGTTGCGCATCAGGCCCCAGCGCTGTATAAACTTCATTCTGGAAAGATAGGCAAAAAAATGGCTCACGCGGGAATCACCTCAATTCTTTCTGTCCTGCAGGGAACGAAGATTTCTGCCGGATTGTTTTATTCATTGACCTGGAATCCGTCCTGTCCCAGATGGGTGGTCGTTTCGTTCCACACTGAACGGATCCGCTCCTCTGCGGTACCACTCAGCTCTCCGTTCTTCATAAATTTACCGACTGGCAGCACCCGGAAATCCGGCTTTCCGTTCTGAGAGAACCGGTAAACCCAAGTCGGCGTATAGGAAATTTCTCCCAGATGAATGGACCCCGTACGGGTATCCTTATTGATTTTCAGATCAAGAATCACACCGCTGTCCCGATAGGGATCCCGTTGATTGGAGATAAAGTTTCCCAGGGAATAAATCAGAAATACCTCTTTTTCCGTACCGTCTTCCAGACGGACTTTCCTGCGCTCCATGGGCTGCAGAACATGCGGATGACTTCCGAAAATAACATCCACCCCCTGGGATGCGAGAAAATCCGCCATTTCCCTCTGGGAGTCCCCTGGATTCCTTTCATATTCCTTTCCCCAGTGGATACAGGTAATCAGTACCTCTGCACCCTCCTCCCTGGCGCGGTGAATGTCCTCACGAATTCTGTCCCTGTCAATATAATTTATCATAAATGGAAGTTTCCCGTCCGGAATGGTAACTTCCATACCGTTCGTTCCATAGGTATAAGCAAGAATCCCTACTTTGATGTTATTTTTCTCAACCATGAGAATGCGGTCCCGCTCTTCGGAAGTCCGTGCTGTACCGGTATGAAGAAGGCCATACCCATCCAGGGTATCCAATGTGTGAACGGTGCCGAACTCCCTGCCGTCCAAAGCATGGTTGTTTGCAGTCGTAAGAATTTGGAATCCTGCATTCTTCAATGCCTCGATCAAAGCTGCAGGGCTCCGGAAATTGGGGTATCCGCTGTATCCTTTTTCTTCATTGCTGATAGTTGTCTCAAGATTGCCCATGACAATATCGGCGCCTTTCAGATAAGGCTGGATATCTTCAAAGAAATGATTGAAGTGATAGGTGCCGTCTGCCTGCAAACCAGCTTCCACCTGTGGATCGTGCATCATAATGTCCCCCACTGCCCGCAGCTCCAGAGTGGTTGTCTTCGGCACAGGGGAAGGTTTCGGGGTTTCCGGACGGATGGTCCCGGAATCCTCCGTGGCGGATGGGTTCACTTCCGGACCGGTAAAGACATCCTGTTGTTTTGACCCGGCGCAGGATACCAGCAAAAAGATACAGATAAAAGCGATAAGAGTCAAATGGACTCTTTGTATCATTTTCAATCGTAACATCTCCTGTTTATTTCCTGAATGATTACGAAGAAAGTATAACATAATTTCTGTCCACGGACAAATTCTGCTGTTACTTATCCCGTATCCCTGCCCTGTCCTTTATACTTATCATTTATTACTCTGTTTATCCGGTTCGTAGCTGCTCAGCCGATAAGAAAAGGCACAGCCAATCACGAGGAGCAGCACACACAGAAGATAACGCCAGTTCCATCCAATGCCCGGAAAAATGGAAAAAACCGAACCAATGGTAAAGCCGAATATGGCATAATAAGTATATCCATATGCCTTCTGAAACAATAAATTGATGATTTTGGCAAACACAAGGATGCTCAGCACCGCTCCGATTCCTGCCGGGATCAGAACAGAAAGATCCAGACCGGACAGCCCCTCCAGCAATACCGGATATACCCCCAGATACATCAGAATAAAGGAGGTGCTGATGCCGGGAAGCAAAGTTCCCAGTCCGACTATGGCACCATAAAGGGCCGTATGCAGGAGTCCGGGACGGGCATGGGAAACCGCCCTCACTGCAGAGCCCTCCATTTTGGAAAGCAAAAGCGTGACCACGAACGACAATATAAAGATTATCAAATACCGATAGCGGAATCCCTGCTTGTCGGCCTGCTTTTTCAAAGACGGAAAGGTTCCGATCATAAGACCAATAAAAAGATATTTTACCGGAATCTCAAAATTTTCAAACAAATAGTGAATGACCCGACTGAAGACCAGTACTCCCAAAACAATTCCCAATGCCATGGGAGCGTATTTGAAAACCTTCTTTTTGAAATCTGTAAAGATATGGGCGAGTGCTTCGGTTATTTCTTCATAAACACCCAGCAAAATGGCAAGAGTCCCCCCGCTGACACCCGGTGCAATCGCACCAATCCCGATGACCAGGCCTTTTAAAAAATCAGAAACCAATCTCACACCCCTCACTGTCCCGGCAAAACAGGACTGCATTTCCCCTCTGTTATAGCAGGTTCCATCTTATAACAAAGACAGGGATATGTAAAGGCCTGATTTCAGAAAACATCTGTCACTTCCTCTTCAAAACAGCTTCCCCCTATGAATTCCCTGAGTATTGAATTATTGGGAACCTCAGAAGAATCAAGGCTTAAGAAATATTTCAGGAAGTTCTTCAGCCGATTCACTTCCATATAAAAAGGATGCTCCTCCGGCACCCCTTCCAGCAGCGGCAGAAGGTATGGCTTCAGCACTGCCAGCTCATAGAGCAGGGCAGAATTGAACATGATATCCGCCGATTCCTGAAAGGGAAATATGTTTCTTTCCTCTCCCCTTCTGACGGAAGACCACATTCCCAGGGTTTCCTCCACGGAAGTGCTGCGAAAGTGATAGTCCCGCACCATTCTTCGGATCAGCCGTACATCTGTCGTCGGAATCCGGTTATGATTGTCCACATTCAGCTGGGTCAGGGCACTGACATAGATTTTGAATTTGTTCTCCCCCGGTATCATTTCGGTCAGCTTCTCATTCATGCCGTGAATTCCTTCCACAATAATAGGCTGATCTTCCGATAAACGAATCACGTTTCCGATATATTCCCGTTCTCCTGTCAGGAAATTATAATGGGGAAGCTCCACTTCCTGACCCTGAATCAGCCGTGTCATCTGTTCGTTGAACAATTCCAGGTCAATCACATCAATGGATTCCAGATCCTGCTTCCCATTTTCATCCACAGGCACCTGGTTTCGATTCAGAAAGTAATTATCCATGGATATTGGCACGGGGTGCAGACCGCTCACCATCAGCTGTATTTTCAGTCTCTGCGCAAATGTTGTCTTTCCGGAAGAGGAGGGACCGGCAATCAGAATCAGTCGGATCGCGTCCTTCCGGCTGGCGATTCTTTCTGCCATCCCTGCAATCTGGTTTTCCTGATGAGCTTCTCCAATCCGGATCAGCTCCCGCCCCCTTCCTTCTTCAATGCAATTGTTCAGTTCCGCTATATTCCGTATTCCCAGGGAATCAGACCACTTTTCGGCCTGCCGGAAGACCCTGAACAATTTGGGGTTGTCCTGAAAATTCCGTAAACGGTTTGTCTTTTCCCTGGAAGGATACTGCAGAATAACACCAGGAAGATAGAACTTCAGGCCAAAACGCTTCAGGTACCCTGTAGAAGGCACCATATAGCCATACAGGTAATCCATCATCCAGCTGCACTGGTACAAACCGACGGTATCCCCGGGACGATATTTCAGGATTTCCGCCTTATCCGAAAAACGCATTTTCCGGTAAATTGCATCCGCCTCTTCCCTGGAGACTTCTATCTTCTGAAAGGGTTCATCCTGTTCAATGATTTCTCTCATTTGCTGTTCGATCCGATGTACCTGTCTGGGCGTAAGGGTAATCCGGCCGTGGACTTCACAGTAAAGCCCGTTGCCAAAGGAATGCTCGACGGAAACCGTACAGTCCGGAAACACCTCCCTGCAGGCACGGATAAAGACAAACGTCAGGCTACGGGTATAAATGCGTTCCCCATCCTTCATGGACAAGTCCACCGGCTCCACCCTGCAATCCATTTCCAACGGATAGGTCAGTTCCCGGATCCGGTTGTCCACCCTGGCTGCAACGATCAGAGGGGAATTGGAATCCGAAGGAGCCGAAAGCAACTCCCGGAGAACCGTTCCCTTTTTTACTGTGATGGTCTTCCCACTCCAGTTCACCTGTATTGTATGTTCCATCCAAATTCTCCTTTCCAAACAGCGCGGAGAACAGCGTCTGTTTAACGGTAATATATTATTCCCTGTATGGGTTGATAAAAATTCCTGCACAGAAGCTCTGTGGAAACCTGTTTGCCGTTTTCATACTTCACCCGATACGTATTCAGACGATAGCCGGTCCGGGACTTTACATGTACTTTCTGCCCACCGGAGGCAGCAACGTACTTGCCCTTTGTGTCCAATACTTTTTTTGGCTCCGGTGCCGGAATCGTTTCCAGCAAATCCGTAACCAGCTTGTAGCTTCCCGAATTCGGCACCGGCTCTCCATAAAGATCAACATACACCAGATTTCCCTTCCGGTAAGTATGAAAGAAGACCGGTGTTTTCCGATTGTTCCGGAACTTGAAATCCGCCGATCCATAGGATACCGTTGCATCCCGGCCGGCCGGCAGATAGGACACCGGAAAGGAATGATGATAGCGCTCCACAATTTCCATTCCGGCCAATGCAGCCGAATTAAAAACGGTGGAAGATGCCTGGCATACCCCGCCTCCAAAATCATCTTTCATGCTCTTGTCTGCTGTAATAACCGGTGCGGTTCGAAATCCCCTGGCTTTGGTCCTTGGTCCTACGGATTTATTGAAGGAAAACACTTCACCTGGATTTACCTTCCGACCGTTCAGCTTGCTGAGCGATAGCTCGATATTATGAATGCGGTTCGCACTGCTGCTCTTCAGATCCGTACCGAAAGACACGATACGCTGCGTGGCCTTTTGAAGATCCGCTGTCCGTACCGCAGGCTCCACAGGGACAGGCTCTATGGCAACCTTGTCAGGCTTGCCGGACTGCAGGATGCGCCCGGCAGACTGATAAAGAGCCTCTCCATCCACCGTTTGCCCGGATTTCTCAGAGGTAAAGGAAAACCGGTTCTCCTTTTCGGGAGTAAACTGCATGTCAGCATTTACCGGCTCAACGGTCA includes these proteins:
- a CDS encoding VanW family protein, producing the protein MKKKHVLWILLAVVVLFTGGTVYQSYRKKWAEEKRIAHMKETVEHDTFYEGTYLDNTALGGLTLPEAKEQFSRKASERLTNYRVELTCQDRSWAFGQTDINARLNWEDKLNELYQLGRKGKLEERYRQVEKIRKEGVHEETELTMDIPRIHDAVLSIAKELTVEPVNADMQFTPEKENRFSFTSEKSGQTVDGEALYQSAGRILQSGKPDKVAIEPVPVEPAVRTADLQKATQRIVSFGTDLKSSSANRIHNIELSLSKLNGRKVNPGEVFSFNKSVGPRTKARGFRTAPVITADKSMKDDFGGGVCQASSTVFNSAALAGMEIVERYHHSFPVSYLPAGRDATVSYGSADFKFRNNRKTPVFFHTYRKGNLVYVDLYGEPVPNSGSYKLVTDLLETIPAPEPKKVLDTKGKYVAASGGQKVHVKSRTGYRLNTYRVKYENGKQVSTELLCRNFYQPIQGIIYYR